The Rhodococcus sp. B50 DNA window TGCGGACGGCCGCCCGCGCGGCCACCTGCGAAAGTTCGGGCTCTCACGAGTGCGTGTGCGTGAACTCGCCCACCGCGGGGAACTACCCGGCGTCCACAAGTCGAGCTGGTGAGGAGCGAGATATGGCAGTCAAGCGAGGACCGTCGAAGAAGTCGCGTGCCGTCGAGGGACGCAAGCCCAAGAAGAACCCCCTCTTCGCGGCGAAGATCGAGTACGTCGACTACAAGGACGTCAACCTGCTCCGCACCTTCATCTCCGATCGCGGCAAGATCCGCAGCCGTCGCGTCACGGGCCTGACCCCGCAGCAGCAGCGTCAGGTCGCCGTCGCGGTGAAGAACGCCCGCGAGATGGCTCTGCTCCCCTACGTCAGCAGCAAGTAGGCCGTAGCTTCCGACGCCGCCTCTCCCACCGGGAGGGGCGGCGTCGTCGTGTGTGCAGGTCTTGTCGAAATCAGTCGGGATTCTCGACGAGAAGTGCACGTCACACGGGT harbors:
- the rpsR gene encoding 30S ribosomal protein S18; translated protein: MAVKRGPSKKSRAVEGRKPKKNPLFAAKIEYVDYKDVNLLRTFISDRGKIRSRRVTGLTPQQQRQVAVAVKNAREMALLPYVSSK